Genomic DNA from Dethiosulfovibrio peptidovorans:
GCCGGAAGAAGACGTCTGTGGTTCGCCCCTACTATGGCTCGGGCGACGTGAGGAATGACGAGTCCCACCCAGCCTACGATTCCTGCCAGTGCCACAGTTGCCGACGAGATTAGGGTGACGCAAGCCACGACGAACCATCGAGTTCGTCGGGGATTCATTCCCAAGCTCTCGGCCTCTTCCTCGCCTAAAGACAGGATGTTGATCCGAAAACGAACGGCATACAAGCCCGTTCCCGCGACGATCAGAGCTGGAATGGAGGTAGCGAGGCTTTTGTAGGTTACTGTAGCAAAGCTCCCCATGAGCCACATAACGATAGCCGGAAGCTTGTCGTAGGGGTCGGCCACGAACTTGAGCAGAGATGTCAGAGACGTAAAGAAAGCTCCTACTACGACTCCCGCCAGGATCAGAGGAAGCAGGGAGCCTCGCCCCATTCGGCCGCAGATGGACCAAACCAAGACTATCGCCACAATGCCGAAAGCGAAGGCTGAAGAGATGATGGAGAGCCCCCCCCAGGATGCCATGATAGCCAGAGCACCGCCGAAACCGGCACCGGTTGAGACCCCAATGATTTGGGGGCCAACCAGGGGGTTTTTGAACATCCCTTGTAATGCTGCCCCCGCCACAGAGAGCCCCGCCCCGGTGATCAGAGCCGCCACGATGCGAGGAAAGCGAATGAGCATCACGATGGCCTCTTCCTTAGGGGTCCAGAAGGGTTCTACTGGTACGATCAGGGAGGCCAGAATTCCCAATACCCGATCGGGTGGGACAAAGTATCGTCCCACCCCGATGGAGACCACGAAAGTTCCGATAGTCAGAGCTGTCAGCACGAGCCAGATCAGGATTGATGCTGACGATTTACCGTCCGTCATGAACCGGTAGAGCTGCTTTTGTTAAAGATAGCGTATCCGGCACTATCCCCGTTGATGTCCATGCGGAGGACCATATCAAGGTCATCGTCGCTGGGAATATGGTTGTATAAAAATTTGTGTTTCTCGGCAATTTCGCCCCGGAGATTCCAGTGAAAACGATCGGGATGGAAAACCATGGACAGCCATTTCCAGGCCAGG
This window encodes:
- a CDS encoding ABC transporter permease, which codes for MTDGKSSASILIWLVLTALTIGTFVVSIGVGRYFVPPDRVLGILASLIVPVEPFWTPKEEAIVMLIRFPRIVAALITGAGLSVAGAALQGMFKNPLVGPQIIGVSTGAGFGGALAIMASWGGLSIISSAFAFGIVAIVLVWSICGRMGRGSLLPLILAGVVVGAFFTSLTSLLKFVADPYDKLPAIVMWLMGSFATVTYKSLATSIPALIVAGTGLYAVRFRINILSLGEEEAESLGMNPRRTRWFVVACVTLISSATVALAGIVGWVGLVIPHVARAIVGANHRRLLPASALIGGAYLVGMDDLARCATTMEIPLGVITALIGAPFFAVLLIRGRVREGGGR